In Erigeron canadensis isolate Cc75 chromosome 6, C_canadensis_v1, whole genome shotgun sequence, the following are encoded in one genomic region:
- the LOC122603340 gene encoding trihelix transcription factor ASIL2-like, translated as MEDDEEIRSHQSIGSRSGSPDSPPANRRISVTVASSTPSPNTLTLALPFQQQKTVGSGVGAGGGGGGGREDCWSEGATAILIDAWGERYLELSRGNLKQKHWKEVADIVSSRVDYLKVPKTDIQCKNRIDTVKKKYKLEKAKIAAGGGPSTWTFYDRLDHLIGPTAIAKSGGGLKGGGVSSFNTPPLRTVPVGIPVGVRSAPVQSLRLKQQQERQQQQQQQLQQLQFQQQQQKQLQMQQQQQQQQQQQQQQKQLQLQLQQQRKRLPPPPAYSDSESEEEATPDSPPESHLYAQKRARFPFNSRQQQPEKGRGSGENNWGDSVKELTRAISKFGEAYEQAESLKLQQMVEMQKQSMKFAKELELQRMQFFMKMQLELSQLKPTRRGGGVGNNNNNHHNNLNHNHHSSNHNNISKNNRSDDSNN; from the coding sequence ATGGAAGACGATGAAGAGATCCGCTCACATCAATCAATCGGATCCAGATCTGGATCTCCAGATTCACCGCCTGCCAATCGCCGGATCTCCGTCACCGTCGCTTCCTCCACGCCTTCTCCGAATACGTTGACTTTAGCCTTACCTTTTCAACAACAGAAAACCGTTGGATCCGGTGTCGGAgctggcggtggtggtggaggaggaCGTGAGGATTGCTGGAGTGAAGGTGCGACGGCGATATTGATCGACGCTTGGGGAGAACGTTATTTGGAGCTGAGCAGAGGGAATTTGAAGCAGAAACATTGGAAAGAAGTTGCGGATATTGTAAGTAGTCGTGTTGATTATTTAAAAGTTCCGAAAACTGATATCCAGTGTAAAAATAGGATTGATactgttaaaaagaaatataagcTTGAGAAAGCGAAAATAGCTGCTGGTGGTGGACCTAGTACATGGACTTTTTATGACCGGTTAGATCATTTGATCGGTCCAACCGCCATTGCTAAAAGCGGTGGCGGTTTGAAAGGCGGTGGAGTTTCGTCTTTCAATACTCCACCGCTTCGAACTGTTCCTGTTGGAATTCCTGTTGGTGTTAGATCCGCACCTGTTCAAAGTTTGCGACTAAAACAACAACAGGAACGccaacagcaacaacaacaacaactgcaGCAACTTCAATTCCAACAACAGCAGCAAAAACAGTTGCAgatgcaacaacaacaacaacaacaacaacagcagcagcagcaacagaaACAGCTACAGCTTCAGCTCCAACAACAGCGCAAGCGGCTGCCTCCGCCTCCTGCGTATTCTGATTCTGAATCCGAGGAGGAGGCGACTCCGGATTCGCCGCCTGAATCGCATCTTTACGCGCAGAAACGTGCTAGGTTTCCGTTTAACTCAAGGCAGCAGCAACCGGAGAAAGGGAGAGGTTCAGGAGAAAACAATTGGGGTGATTCGGTTAAGGAATTGACTAGAGCGATATCGAAATTTGGGGAAGCTTATGAACAGGCTGAGAGTTTGAAACTGCAGCAAATGGTGGAGATGCAGAAACAGAGCATGAAGTTTGCAAAAGAGCTTGAGTTGCAAAGGATGCAGTTTTTCATGAAGATGCAATTAGAGTTGTCACAATTGAAACCAACTCGGAGAGGTGGTGGTGTTGGaaacaataacaacaatcatCACAATAATCTTAATCATAATCATCACAGCAGTAATCATAATAACATAAGCAAAAACAATCGTAGTGATGATAgtaataattaa